One genomic window of Manihot esculenta cultivar AM560-2 chromosome 16, M.esculenta_v8, whole genome shotgun sequence includes the following:
- the LOC110603448 gene encoding uncharacterized protein At4g33100: protein MGFIKREKKASSSSTSTSPCAHLRAAYQNCFNRWYSEKFVKGQWEKEECVSEWQKYRACLSEHLDDKHLSRFLEAEIIPADLGNPVDGAAAGVPQ from the exons ATGGGTTTCattaagagagaaaagaaagcttCATCTTCCTCGACTTCAACATCGCCTTGTGCTCATCTCAGAGCTGCTTACCAAAATTGCTTCAACAG GTGGTACTCAGAGAAGTTTGTGAAGGGTCAATGGGAAAAAGAGGAATGCGTTTCTGAGTGGCAGAAATACAGAGCTTGCCTCTCT GAACATTTGGATGATAAGCATTTGAGTCGCTTCTTGGAAGCTGAAATCATTCCAGCCGATTTGGGAAATCCAGTTGATGGTGCTGCTGCTGGTGTTCCCCAGTAA
- the LOC110603449 gene encoding (S)-coclaurine N-methyltransferase-like translates to MTAVFLESSFCASKFKTWPSTVDDRQVQCFFCQLQPFSCDVKSYSCCYFSDKSSPLDDAEEAMLELYCERSQLKDGHTVLDIGCGWGSLSLYIARNYRNCRITGICNSTTQNAFVEEQCREHLLQNVEIIVADISTIEMVASYDRIFSIGMFEDINEDDWITRYFFAGGTMPAANLLLYFQDDVSAVNHWLVNGKHYAQTS, encoded by the exons ATGACTGCTGTTTTTCTGGAAAGTAGCTTTTGTGCAAGTAAATTCAAGACTTGGCCCTCAACTGTTGATGATAGGCAA GTCCAATGTTTCTTTTGTCAGCTTCAGCCTTTCTCTTGTGATGTGAAAAGTTATAG TTGCTGTTATTTTTCTGACAAATCAAGCCCCTTAGATGATGCTGAGGAAGCAATGTTGGAGCTCTACTGTGAGCGGTCACAGCTAAAAGATGGTCACACTGTCCTTGATATTGGATGTGGCTGGGGATCACTCTCCTTATACATTGCTCGAAATTACAGAAATTGCAGGATTACTGGGATTTGCAACTCCACAACCCAGAATGCATTCGTCGAGGAGCAGTGCCG GGAACATCTGCTGCAGAATGTGGAAATTATTGTTGCAGATATTAGCACAATAGAGATGGTGGCATCCTATGATCGCATATTCTCCATTGGAATGTTCGAG GATATAAATGAAGATGACTGGATTACTAGGTATTTCTTCGCTGGAGGAACAATGCCTGCTGCAAATCTGTTGCTTTATTTCCAG GATGATGTTTCTGCTGTCAACCATTGGCTTGTGAATGGGAAACATTATGCACAGACAAGTTGA
- the LOC110603057 gene encoding (S)-coclaurine N-methyltransferase isoform X2 — MPIAIMTEKPKAQHYELPTSFFKLVLGKNFKYSCCYFSDKSNTLEDAEEAMLELYCERSQLKDGHTVLDIGCGWGSLSIYIARKYRNCRITGICNSTTQKAFIEEQCRENQLQNVEIIVADISTLEMEASYDRIFSIEMFEHMKNYKDLLHKISKWMKEDSLLFVHYFCHKTFAYHFEDINEDDWITRYFFSGGTMPAANLLLYFQDDVSVVNHWLVNGKHYAQTSEEWLKRMDKNLGLIKPIMESTYGKEQSLKWTVYWRTFFIAVAELFGYNNGEEWMVALFLFKKK; from the exons ATGCCTATTGCTATCATGACTGAGAAGCCCAAAGCGCAACATTATGAACTTCCTACTTCTTTCTTCAAGTTGGTTCTGGGCAAAAATTTCAAGTACAG TTGTTGTTATTTTTCTGACAAATCAAACACCTTAGAGGATGCTGAGGAAGCAATGTTGGAGCTCTACTGTGAGAGGTCACAGCTAAAAGATGGCCACACTGTCCTTGACATTGGATGTGGCTGGGGATCACTCTCCATATACATTGCTCGAAAGTACAGAAATTGCAGGATTACTGGGATTTGCAACTCAACAACCCAGAAAGCATTCATCGAGGAGCAGTGTCG GGAAAATCAGCTGCAGAATGTAGAAATTATTGTTGCAGATATTAGCACATTAGAAATGGAGGCATCCTATGATCGCATATTCTCCATTGAAATGTTTGAG CATATGAAAAACTACAAAGATCTTCTTCACAAGATATCCAAGTGGATGAAAGAGGACAGTCTTCTTTTTGTGCATTATTTCTGCCACAAGACATTTGCTTACCACTTTGAG GATATAAATGAAGATGACTGGATTACTAGGTATTTCTTCAGTGGAGGAACAATGCCTGCTGCAAATCTGCTGCTTTATTTCCAG GATGATGTTTCTGTTGTCAACCATTGGCTTGTGAATGGGAAACATTATGCACAGACAAG TGAGGAGTGGCTCAAAAGAATGGACAAGAACTTGGGTTTGATTAAGCCAATAATGGAATCAACTTATGGCAAAGAACAATCTCTCAAGTGGACTGTCTACTGGAGAACATTCTTCATTGCAGTTGCAGAACTTTTTGGATACAACAATGGAGAAGAATGGATGGTTGCACTTTTCCTATTTAAGAAAAAATGA
- the LOC110603057 gene encoding (S)-coclaurine N-methyltransferase isoform X1, which produces MKDLIQLPYDASVRVILASLERNLLPDAVVRRFTRLLLASRLRSGYKPSSELQLADLLHFVHSLKQMPIAIMTEKPKAQHYELPTSFFKLVLGKNFKYSCCYFSDKSNTLEDAEEAMLELYCERSQLKDGHTVLDIGCGWGSLSIYIARKYRNCRITGICNSTTQKAFIEEQCRENQLQNVEIIVADISTLEMEASYDRIFSIEMFEHMKNYKDLLHKISKWMKEDSLLFVHYFCHKTFAYHFEDINEDDWITRYFFSGGTMPAANLLLYFQDDVSVVNHWLVNGKHYAQTSEEWLKRMDKNLGLIKPIMESTYGKEQSLKWTVYWRTFFIAVAELFGYNNGEEWMVALFLFKKK; this is translated from the exons ATGAAGGACTTAATTCAGCTGCCTTACGATGCTTCTGTGCGGGTTATTTTAGCTTCACTGGAACGAAATTTGTTGCCAGACGCTGTCGTTAGGAGATTCACTCGATTGCTGTTGGCCTCTCGTCTCCGTTCTGGCTACAAGCCTTCTTCTGAACTCCAGCTCGCCGACCTCCTTCATTTCGTGCATT CTCTCAAACAGATGCCTATTGCTATCATGACTGAGAAGCCCAAAGCGCAACATTATGAACTTCCTACTTCTTTCTTCAAGTTGGTTCTGGGCAAAAATTTCAAGTACAG TTGTTGTTATTTTTCTGACAAATCAAACACCTTAGAGGATGCTGAGGAAGCAATGTTGGAGCTCTACTGTGAGAGGTCACAGCTAAAAGATGGCCACACTGTCCTTGACATTGGATGTGGCTGGGGATCACTCTCCATATACATTGCTCGAAAGTACAGAAATTGCAGGATTACTGGGATTTGCAACTCAACAACCCAGAAAGCATTCATCGAGGAGCAGTGTCG GGAAAATCAGCTGCAGAATGTAGAAATTATTGTTGCAGATATTAGCACATTAGAAATGGAGGCATCCTATGATCGCATATTCTCCATTGAAATGTTTGAG CATATGAAAAACTACAAAGATCTTCTTCACAAGATATCCAAGTGGATGAAAGAGGACAGTCTTCTTTTTGTGCATTATTTCTGCCACAAGACATTTGCTTACCACTTTGAG GATATAAATGAAGATGACTGGATTACTAGGTATTTCTTCAGTGGAGGAACAATGCCTGCTGCAAATCTGCTGCTTTATTTCCAG GATGATGTTTCTGTTGTCAACCATTGGCTTGTGAATGGGAAACATTATGCACAGACAAG TGAGGAGTGGCTCAAAAGAATGGACAAGAACTTGGGTTTGATTAAGCCAATAATGGAATCAACTTATGGCAAAGAACAATCTCTCAAGTGGACTGTCTACTGGAGAACATTCTTCATTGCAGTTGCAGAACTTTTTGGATACAACAATGGAGAAGAATGGATGGTTGCACTTTTCCTATTTAAGAAAAAATGA
- the LOC110604175 gene encoding probable WRKY transcription factor 51 isoform X1 yields the protein MTQSGCNYAAAPDSNYGELTNFEPSDFLKFDEWTEEEEEEKSFLLCVSPNNPVYQAHVMGESGGATGSHGGPSVGGEGREKKEVKGRVAFKTKSEVEILDDGFKWRKYGKKMVKNSPNPSRNYYRCSVEGCPVKKRVERDREDLTYVITTYEGVHNHPCSS from the exons ATGACTCAGTCTGGCTGTAATTATGCTGCTGCTCCGGACAGCAACTATGGAGAGCTGACAAACTTTGAGCCCTCAGATTTCTTGAAGTTTGATGAGTggacagaagaagaagaagaagaaaaatcatTTCTGCTTTGTGTTTCTCCCAACAATCCTGTTTATCAAGCTCATGTAATGGGTGAGTCAGGCGGAGCTACCGGTTCCCATGGAGGGCCTAGTGTCGGCG GAGAGGGCAGGGAGAAGAAGGAAGTTAAAGGAAGGGTTGCATTCAAGACAAAATCAGAGGTTGAGATACTAGATGATGGGTTCAAGTGGAGGAAGTATGGCAAGAAGATGGTCAAGAATAGCCCAAATCCAAG CAGAAATTACTATCGATGCTCAGTGGAAGGCTGTCCAGTGAAGAAGAGAgtagagagagatagagaggatCTAACATATGTAATAACAACCTACGAGggtgtccacaatcacccatgttCCTCTTAA
- the LOC110604175 gene encoding probable WRKY transcription factor 51 isoform X2 has translation MTQSGCNYAAAPDSNYGELTNFEPSDFLKFDEWTEEEEEEKSFLLCVSPNNPVYQAHVMGESGGATGSHGGPSVGGEGREKKEVKGRVAFKTKSEVEILDDGFKWRKYGKKMVKNSPNPRNYYRCSVEGCPVKKRVERDREDLTYVITTYEGVHNHPCSS, from the exons ATGACTCAGTCTGGCTGTAATTATGCTGCTGCTCCGGACAGCAACTATGGAGAGCTGACAAACTTTGAGCCCTCAGATTTCTTGAAGTTTGATGAGTggacagaagaagaagaagaagaaaaatcatTTCTGCTTTGTGTTTCTCCCAACAATCCTGTTTATCAAGCTCATGTAATGGGTGAGTCAGGCGGAGCTACCGGTTCCCATGGAGGGCCTAGTGTCGGCG GAGAGGGCAGGGAGAAGAAGGAAGTTAAAGGAAGGGTTGCATTCAAGACAAAATCAGAGGTTGAGATACTAGATGATGGGTTCAAGTGGAGGAAGTATGGCAAGAAGATGGTCAAGAATAGCCCAAATCCAAG AAATTACTATCGATGCTCAGTGGAAGGCTGTCCAGTGAAGAAGAGAgtagagagagatagagaggatCTAACATATGTAATAACAACCTACGAGggtgtccacaatcacccatgttCCTCTTAA